The Salegentibacter sp. Hel_I_6 region TAGCCGGTGGTGCTTCATTCGCTCCAAGTCTATGGTCATTACTTGCACTTGCAATAGCAGCTCTCAATAATTCTTCATTATCATGCACCGCTTTAATGATGTTGATAAAGTAGGTAAGGAACTGAAGGTTCTTCATTGGCGTAGAACCCGGTGCTAATAAGTTAGTTCCGGTATCTGTAGCCAAAGACCAGTTATTATGCTTACCACTACCGTTAATTCCGGCAAATGGTTTTTCGTGCAGAATTACTTTAAATTTATGTTTTTCAGCAATCTTGCTCATAATATCCATAATTAATGAATTATGATCTACGGCAAGATTTCCTTCTTCAAAAATGGGTGCCAACTCAAACTGATTTGGGGCAACTTCGTTATGACGCGTTTTAACCGGAATACCTAGCTTCATACACTCAATTTCCAGGTCACGCATATAGGCCAACACTCTTGATGGAATTGAACCAAAATAATGATCATCTAATTGTTGTCCTTTTGCAGGTGAATGTCCAAGCAAAGTACGTCCTGCCAGAGTAAGATCTGGACGGGTTGCTGCTAATGCAGAATCTATAAGAAAATATTCCTGCTCCCAACCTAATGTAGCAGTTACTTTTGTAACATTTTTATCAAAATATTTTGCTACTGAGGTCGCAGCCTGGTCCACAGCCTGAAGCGCTCTTAATAGAGGAGTTTTATAATCTAAAGCTTCACCGGTATAAGAAACAAATATCGTAGGAATACAAAGGGTTGTTCCCCAAAGGAAAGCAGGAGAGGTTGGATCCCAGGCCGTATAACCACGAGCTTCAAATGTATTTCTAATTCCTCCACTAGGAAAACTTGAAGCATCCGGCTCTTGTTGTACCAAAGCACCACCACCAAATTTTTCTATTGCAGTACCATCTGCCTGAGTTTCAAAAAACGCATCGTGCTTTTCAGCAGTCGCGCCGGTTAATGGTTGAAACCAGTGTGTGTAATGGGTTGCACCTTTTGCAATGGCCCATTCTTTCATTCCGGTAGAAATATGATCTGACACTCTACGGTCAATTTTCTTACCAGTTTTAATAGCTTCCATCACATTTTCGTAGGCTTCCTTAGTAAGGTATTGTTTCATGGAGGCTTCGTTGAACACATTGGTTCCAAAAAGCTCTGACCTTCTGGCCGGCTCTTTAATCTTAACCGGCTTGCGGTTAAAGGTTTCTTTTAAAGCTTCAAATCGTAAAGTTGACATATTGGTGTTGTTTGATAATTTTAAATTTCAGCTATCAAATGTAGGTATTTTTCCACACACCCCACCAAATTACAGTACACTGATTTAAAATTTTATGTTTTCCTTAATACACCCCCTTAAAACTAACCCAAAAATGTAAGACCCATAAAAATAACGTAACTTATAAACAAAATCGCACCTTTATACCGGCTGAATAAAAATCTTTTTGGAAGAAATGCTAATGGAGCAATTGCAAAAGCGATCCCAATCATCCAAAAAATATCATTAGTAAGAATTTCTTCTGATTGAATATAAATAGGTTGAATCATCGCAGTAATTCCTAAAACCGAAGCGATGTTAAAAATATTAGATCCTATAAGATTCCCCAGGGAAAGTGCTTTCTCTTTCTTAAGTGCAGCTATTACTGAAGCTGCAAGCTCTGGCACACTGGTACCTATTGCAATCATAGTAACGGAAATCACCCTTTCACTTACTCCCAATCTGGTCGCCAGATCTACGGCACCATTTACCAACAATTCTGATCCGCCCCAAAGTGCAACGCCGCCAATAATTAACCAAATAATCATCTTAAAGTAAGAAGTTTCTTTTAAGGAATCATCTATACCTTCAACTGCTATTTCAGTTTTCCTTCGGGACCGTCTTATTAATAAAAATAAGAAAAGAATAAGTGCCAGGAATAGAATAAGTCCCTCCAGCCGTGAAATATTTCCATCTGTACTTAAAAAATAATAGAGTAATATTGAAAAAAGCATCATTGCCGGCCAATTAAACCTATAAAATTCTTTGTCTACAGCGATAGATGAAATTATTGCAGTAATCCCCAACACCATACCTAAATTTGCAATATTAGAACCAATCACATTTCCTAGAGAAATATCGGAAAAACCGCTTAGGGCGGCTTGTAAACTCACCAGAAGTTCAGGCGCCGAAGTAGCAAAAGAAACTACTGTTAACCCAATTACCATCCTCGAAACATTAAGTTTAAAAGATAGAGCTACCGAGGCCCTTACGAGAAACTCCCCTCCTACCACAAGTAGAGTAAGACCAATAAGAATAAAAACAATACTCATCTATTTTTTTTGCGAAGATAAAATAATCCTGCCAAGGATAAACAAAAGTCAAAATACAATTCAAAACTAATAGTTTGGTCTTACAACTATATTTTTAGTATTATTACTTAAATAATTCCTTATTCCATTATGCAAAAAGTTCATATTAACATAATTCTCTGCTTATTTAGTCTCAATATCTATGCGCAACAAGTTGTTGAGGGCTATGTATTAAATGCAAATGACTCTACTGCTATAGCTTCAGCTTCGGTTTATTTTGATGGCACTACCATAGGTGTAGCTACAAATACTGAAGGTTTTTTCTCCATTAAAGCTCCATCACAAATCAATGCTTCACTTATAATTAGTTCTATAGGTTATCAGGTTAAAGCAATCTCCAATCTTTCAGAAGTAAATAAAGAAAAACCAATATTTTTAAATGAAAATCCAGAAACTTTAGAGGCCATTGTATTGGAAGCCGATCCCTGGACTAGGAGAAGAAAAATGGTTGAATTTAAAAGAGAGTTTTTTGGTACTTCCAGGGCCGCATCATCAATGAAAATTATAAATGAAGTTATTCTTAAACTTAGGTATAATCCCTCACAAAAAACCCTAACCGCCAGCGCAAATGAACCCTTAAAGCTCATAAACCGCCATCTTGGATATTTAATAACCTACAATCTAAGTTCTTTTAAAATAACTTATAATAATGAGAATTCTCGCCGTCCATCACCATATATGATATATTATGAAGGATTCGCTTTCTTTGAAGAATCT contains the following coding sequences:
- a CDS encoding glutamine synthetase III, with translation MSTLRFEALKETFNRKPVKIKEPARRSELFGTNVFNEASMKQYLTKEAYENVMEAIKTGKKIDRRVSDHISTGMKEWAIAKGATHYTHWFQPLTGATAEKHDAFFETQADGTAIEKFGGGALVQQEPDASSFPSGGIRNTFEARGYTAWDPTSPAFLWGTTLCIPTIFVSYTGEALDYKTPLLRALQAVDQAATSVAKYFDKNVTKVTATLGWEQEYFLIDSALAATRPDLTLAGRTLLGHSPAKGQQLDDHYFGSIPSRVLAYMRDLEIECMKLGIPVKTRHNEVAPNQFELAPIFEEGNLAVDHNSLIMDIMSKIAEKHKFKVILHEKPFAGINGSGKHNNWSLATDTGTNLLAPGSTPMKNLQFLTYFINIIKAVHDNEELLRAAIASASNDHRLGANEAPPAIISAFIGSQLTNVLDELEKVTDGKLSPQEKTELKLNVVGKIPEILLDNTDRNRTSSFAFTGNKFEFRAVGSTANCANPMTVINTIMAKQLNDFKAEVDELIKGKKMKKDDAIFNVLREYIKQSKNIRFEGDGYGEAWEKEAKKRGLSNNRTTPQALKAQVSEKTIALFEEMKVMNKVELEARHEIELEDYAMRIQIEGRILGDIARNHVIPTAVRYQNILIENVEGLKHIYNEDFKKHSAEQLEIIEEISAHIAKINSGVKAMIEARKVANKIEDAEKRAFAYCDDVKPYFDDIRYHCDKLELLVDDELWPLTKYRELLFTR
- a CDS encoding carboxypeptidase-like regulatory domain-containing protein, whose amino-acid sequence is MQKVHINIILCLFSLNIYAQQVVEGYVLNANDSTAIASASVYFDGTTIGVATNTEGFFSIKAPSQINASLIISSIGYQVKAISNLSEVNKEKPIFLNENPETLEAIVLEADPWTRRRKMVEFKREFFGTSRAASSMKIINEVILKLRYNPSQKTLTASANEPLKLINRHLGYLITYNLSSFKITYNNENSRRPSPYMIYYEGFAFFEESKKEMKKRFQRRRQESFEGSILHFMRALRDQSLTEAGFKIYKDKVEAMPYEYFDIKGDKDLVNVEVLAEKLNIVYRGSEQSILEANEKFSIDQFGNYAPQKSLLLSGNMGGKRLADLLPPDFNKD
- a CDS encoding calcium/sodium antiporter codes for the protein MSIVFILIGLTLLVVGGEFLVRASVALSFKLNVSRMVIGLTVVSFATSAPELLVSLQAALSGFSDISLGNVIGSNIANLGMVLGITAIISSIAVDKEFYRFNWPAMMLFSILLYYFLSTDGNISRLEGLILFLALILFLFLLIRRSRRKTEIAVEGIDDSLKETSYFKMIIWLIIGGVALWGGSELLVNGAVDLATRLGVSERVISVTMIAIGTSVPELAASVIAALKKEKALSLGNLIGSNIFNIASVLGITAMIQPIYIQSEEILTNDIFWMIGIAFAIAPLAFLPKRFLFSRYKGAILFISYVIFMGLTFLG